The genomic window TACGGATAGTATTGAACTTCAATACTTGGCTAAAGAATGGGGATTCCCTGTTTTAATGACTAGTTCAAGTTGTAGTAGTGGCACTGATCGAATTGCCTCTGTGATCGATTCCTTTGATGAAGACTTAATTATTAATGTACAAGGTGATCAACCTTTTATTGATCCTGAAGTTATTGATCAAATGATTGAAGTCTTTGAACTTCAGGTTTCTTCAGCTGAGGTCTTGACACCTATCTATCGCCTGTCTTCAGATAAAATCCATAATCCCAATGTTGTTAAAACCTTAGTTTCTTCTGGTGATATTGCTCTTTATTTTAGTCGATCTGCTGTTCCTCATGTGCGAGATGTGGTACCTGATTTATGGGGCGAACATGCACCTTATTGGGGACATATTGGTATTTACGGATTCCATCGAGATGTACTTGTTAGATGGCCGCAGTTACCTGAATCTTCACTTGAAAAGCTTGAAAAGCTAGAGCAGCTTCGCCTGATTGAGTCTGGTATTAATGTTGGGGTTTTTAAATGGTGTGAACCTGGAATCTCCGTCGATACTCCTGAAGATTTGGCTGAGGCTCGGCGTATTTTTGCGATCATTTCTGGTTAATGATTCAAGCTTCGCAACATGGGTTTTATCCCTCGTGATCGCAAGATAGCATCGGCAAAATGTCGTATTGCTCCATGTCCGCCCTTTGCA from Neosynechococcus sphagnicola sy1 includes these protein-coding regions:
- the kdsB gene encoding 3-deoxy-manno-octulosonate cytidylyltransferase, whose translation is MRAAIAIPVRLESSRLPRKALCDIGGMPMIHHVLERSSRAKRIDRVVLCTDSIELQYLAKEWGFPVLMTSSSCSSGTDRIASVIDSFDEDLIINVQGDQPFIDPEVIDQMIEVFELQVSSAEVLTPIYRLSSDKIHNPNVVKTLVSSGDIALYFSRSAVPHVRDVVPDLWGEHAPYWGHIGIYGFHRDVLVRWPQLPESSLEKLEKLEQLRLIESGINVGVFKWCEPGISVDTPEDLAEARRIFAIISG